A genomic region of Glycine max cultivar Williams 82 chromosome 15, Glycine_max_v4.0, whole genome shotgun sequence contains the following coding sequences:
- the LOC100820437 gene encoding AAA-ATPase At4g25835 has product MLLFFFQNHVPPFSHRIRTLKTQTLQFQFPIFTPTNKFSIKPKHTEMEILSQMWSLLGLLTVLQNVLPSQLLSLLHSLYESLQDLLSPYSYFEIPEFNGYCGVDLNDLYRHAHLYLNASNHAPATACRRLTLSRSPSSNRISFAVAPNHTVHDAFRGHRVAWTHHVETAQDSLEERRSFTLRLPKRHRHALLSPYLAHVTSRAEEFERVSRERRLFTNNTTSSGSFESGWVSVPFRHPSTFETLAMEPELKKNIKNDLTAFAEGKEFYKRVGRAWKRGYLLHGPPGSGKSSLIAAMANFLCYDVYDLELTKVSDNSELRSLLIQTTNRSIIVIEDIDCSVDLTADRTVKKTQAGKLSLRSSNKKTTTTSSFTRCEESGRVTLSGLLNFTDGLWSCCGEERIVVFTTNHRDSVDPALVRCGRMDVHVSLATCGAHAFRELARNYLGLESHVLFQAVEGCIRGGGALTPAQVGEILLRNRGDADVAMREVLAAMQGRMLAVAAAANDQAENEEAVGVRSPESVLLMGSPENWDAFSGKKRKEQHGCNNLDKKVKFFVRLRSLTRSDPGR; this is encoded by the coding sequence atgcttctttttttttttcagaaccATGTTCCTCCTTTTTCGCACCGTATAAGAACCCTAAAAACCCAAACCCTTCAATTCCAGTTTCCAATTTTCACTCCcacaaacaaattttcaatCAAACCAAAACACACAGAAATGGAGATATTATCACAAATGTGGTCTCTGTTAGGGTTACTTACCGTTCTCCAGAACGTTCTTCCATCACAGCTTCTCTCGTTGCTTCATTCACTATACGAATCTCTTCAAGATCTACTTTCTCCGTACTCGTATTTCGAGATTCCGGAGTTCAACGGCTACTGCGGCGTCGACCTCAACGACCTCTACCGCCACGCGCACCTCTACCTCAACGCCTCGAACCACGCCCCCGCCACCGCGTGCCGCCGATTAACTCTCTCCCGATCGCCGTCTTCGAACCGCATTTCCTTCGCCGTCGCGCCGAACCACACCGTCCACGACGCCTTCCGCGGCCACCGCGTGGCGTGGACGCACCACGTGGAGACAGCTCAGGACTCGCTGGAGGAAAGGCGCAGCTTCACGCTCCGCCTGCCGAAGCGCCACCGCCACGCGCTCCTCTCGCCCTACCTCGCGCACGTGACCTCACGCGCCGAGGAGTTCGAGCGCGTCTCGCGCGAGCGGAGGCTCTTCACCAACAACACCACCTCTTCGGGCTCGTTCGAATCGGGTTGGGTCTCCGTCCCCTTCCGTCACCCTTCAACCTTCGAAACCCTAGCAATGGAGCCAGAActcaagaaaaacataaaaaacgaCTTAACGGCGTTTGCAGAGGGTAAAGAGTTTTATAAGCGCGTGGGCCGGGCCTGGAAGCGTGGGTATTTACTCCACGGCCCACCGGGCTCGGGTAAATCGAGCTTAATAGCGGCAATGGCGAATTTTCTCTGTTACGACGTTTACGACTTGGAACTAACCAAAGTCTCTGATAACTCCGAGTTACGCTCATTACTGATCCAAACGACGAACCGTTCAATTATagtgattgaagacattgactGTTCCGTTGACTTGACGGCGGATCGAACGGTTAAGAAAACGCAGGCTGGGAAGCTGTCGTTGAGGAGTAGTAATAAGAAGACGACGACGACGTCGTCGTTTACGCGCTGTGAGGAGAGTGGGCGCGTCACGCTTTCGGGGCTTTTGAATTTCACCGATGGGTTGTGGAGTTGTTGCGGCGAAGAGAGGATTGTGGTGTTTACGACAAACCACAGGGATAGTGTGGACCCCGCGCTCGTGCGCTGTGGCCGCATGGACGTCCATGTTAGCCTTGCCACGTGTGGGGCCCATGCGTTCCGCGAGCTCGCGCGGAACTACCTCGGCTTGGAGTCGCACGTGCTGTTCCAGGCGGTGGAGGGGTGCATCCGCGGCGGTGGGGCCCTCACGCCGGCGCAGGTGGGAGAGATTTTGCTGCGGAATAGAGGGGATGCTGACGTCGCCATGAGGGAGGTGCTGGCGGCGATGCAGGGGAGGATGTTGGCCGTCGCCGCCGCCGCCAATGACCAGGCAGAGAATGAGGAGGCGGTTGGAGTTAGGTCGCCGGAGAGCGTGCTGCTGATGGGGTCGCCGGAGAATTGGGATGCGTTCAGTGGGAAGAAGAGGAAGGAGCAGCATGGGTGTAACAATTTGGATAAGAAAGTCAAGTTTTTCGTTAGGTTAAGGTCGTTGACCAGATCTGATCCTGGtagataa